The genome window CGCCCACCGTCACGGAATCGATCTCAACAAGGAGACCAGACGGCTTTCCGTCGCATCGCCGACGATCGCCGGTCCGACGGCGACACTCGCCGTCAGTCCTGCCGCCAATTCGACGCCGGGCGGCACCCGGTCGATATGGATACGCACCGGAATGCGCTGGGCCAGGCGCACCCAGCTGAATGTCGCCTCTACGCTGGGCAGGCCGAGATGACCGGGGGCGTCGTTGCCGTTGTCGATGCCGCGGCCGATGCTTTCGACATGGCCGGACACGGGTTGATCGAAGCCCATCAGCGTGATTTGCGCCGGGTTGCCGACGCGGATGTGCCGAAGCTTGGTCTCCTCGAAATATCCGGTGATCCAGAAACTTGACGAGTCGAGAACGGCGATCTTGGTTGCACCGGCCGTCGCGTAATCGCCGGGCCGCAGCCTCAGATTGGTGACATAGCCGTCGACCGGCGAGCGGATGACGGAACGGGCGAGATCGAGTTTGGCGAGATCGAGGGCCGTCGAGGCCCTCCGATAGTCGGCGGCCGCCACCGCCGCCGCGCCGCTGGTTTGCTGGAGATTTTCCTGAGACACGATGCCCCGTTCCCGGAGCCGGCTGCGTCGCTGCGCCGTCGCTTCCCGAACGAGCATGTCCTGACGCCGGGCCTCGACATCGGCCTGTGCCGACGCCACGGCAAGCCGGAACCGTTCGGGATCGATCACGTAAAGAACGTCGCCCCGATGGACATACTGATTGTCGGCCACCGACACGGCGCTGATGGTGCCGGAGACTTCCGGCGCGATCTGGACGACTTCCGCGCTGACGCGGCCGTCGCGGGTCCAGGGCGTTCGCGCCGACCGTATCCACGCCTGCGCCGCGACGACAGTGGCGATGGCGACGAAGCCGATGGTCAGGGCATAGCGGCCGAGCAGTAACAACGCGGGTTTCATGAGAACAATCCGGTGAATGGCAAGGTCTGCACGAGCAGACCGTAGATGAGGGCGAAAGCGGCGATCTCGACGAGCGGCCGATGGACGAACACACGGCGCCCCCCCGCGATGGACAGGAAACGGAGCACCACGATGGTGGCGAGCAGCGCGACGACCGCCAGCACCAGCAGCCCGGGGAGCAGAACGCCCCCGACATCGACGTCGACGATCATGACTCGCGCCTCCTATCCGTCGCGTGCTGTGGAAGCAGAGCGAAGCGAAGGTCGACGAGCAGATCGAGCCAGCGCGAGCGGTCCTCGATCCCGCTTGCGGTGACGAGTGCCGACAACCTCTCGATGCGTCGATCCAAATCGGCGGTCTCGACGGGACCTTTCCGGCGTCCGCTCCCGTAATGCGCGGCAACCGCCGACAGAAGCTCTCGCGCCGCATGACCGATGTCGCCATCCCCACGGCGGATCGCTTCGCGAAGTCGATCTGCGGCATGGCCGACGCGAAGATGGCGCAACAGGTCGTCGAGCGCACTCGCAGGGGCGTTCTTGGACTGCGCCAACCTTGGCAGCAGCAATGCCGTCCGATCGACCATGAGGTTCGTCCAGTGTACTTTGCTGCGCGCACCGCCGCGGGTCAGCCGTCGGACGTCCCGCCGGGTGAGCCGGGACAAGCGCGTGATCGCCGCGTCGGCCGGAGTGGTCTGGAACAGGCTCATGCTCGCGATGCCGAACCCGATAGCCGCGAAAACGGCGACGACACTGTTGAGGACGCCGGCGAAGGAGCCGCCATAGGTGGCGCCCAAGCCGCCGACGATCGGAATCGTCAGGGTGATGCCGAGCGCCATGAGCGTCGCCGACGGGCGCGCTTGCAAGGATCCGGCAAACAGAAAGGCCGGTGCGAGCACCGCGACCAGAACATCGAAATCCGTTACGCGAGGC of uncultured Alphaproteobacteria bacterium contains these proteins:
- the ydhJ gene encoding undecaprenyl pyrophosphate phosphatase (Evidence 2a : Function of homologous gene experimentally demonstrated in an other organism; PubMedId : 12900028; Product type e : enzyme), which encodes MKPALLLLGRYALTIGFVAIATVVAAQAWIRSARTPWTRDGRVSAEVVQIAPEVSGTISAVSVADNQYVHRGDVLYVIDPERFRLAVASAQADVEARRQDMLVREATAQRRSRLRERGIVSQENLQQTSGAAAVAAADYRRASTALDLAKLDLARSVIRSPVDGYVTNLRLRPGDYATAGATKIAVLDSSSFWITGYFEETKLRHIRVGNPAQITLMGFDQPVSGHVESIGRGIDNGNDAPGHLGLPSVEATFSWVRLAQRIPVRIHIDRVPPGVELAAGLTASVAVGPAIVGDATESRLVSLLRSIP
- a CDS encoding conserved hypothetical protein (Evidence 4 : Homologs of previously reported genes of unknown function), which codes for MIVDVDVGGVLLPGLLVLAVVALLATIVVLRFLSIAGGRRVFVHRPLVEIAAFALIYGLLVQTLPFTGLFS